A single genomic interval of Cucumis sativus cultivar 9930 chromosome 7, Cucumber_9930_V3, whole genome shotgun sequence harbors:
- the LOC105436087 gene encoding uncharacterized protein LOC105436087 — translation MKKLGGFMCHSAATTAVCIPSDPRSTVVSRRLARPDYANNNHANNGNRSARFVSNNTVKYSKLVESSPSLSVRSEGKHINLKKPAMPVMLSSPAENNNVFHVVVMRVALHCQGCASKVKRHLSRMEGVTSFSIDLEAKRVTVMGHISPLGVLQSISKVKRAELWATQA, via the exons ATGAAGAAGCTAGGTGGATTCATGTGCCACTCTGCTGCCACCACCGCAGTCTGCATCCCCTCCGATCCCCGCTCCACCGTTGTGTCAAGAAGGCTGGCTAGACCCGACTATGCTAATAATAATCATGCCAATAATGGCAACCGTAGTGCGAGGTTTGTGAGCAATAATACTGTGAAGTACTCGAAGCTTGTCGAATCATCTCCTAGTTTGAGTGTTCGGAGCGAGGGAAAGCATATCAATTTGAAGAAACCGGCCATGCCGGTTATGCTTTCTTCACCAGCGGAGAATAATAACGTCTTCCATGTGGTGGTTATGAGGGTGGCGCTTCACTGTCAAGGCTGTGCTAGTAAAGTTAAGAGACATCTCTCGAGAATGGAAG GAGTGACGTCATTCAGCATAGATCTTGAGGCGAAGAGGGTGACTGTGATGGGACATATTTCACCGCTGGGTGTATTACAAAGCATTTCCAAGGTCAAGAGAGCTGAGTTATGGGCAACCCAAGCTTAG